One Peterkaempfera bronchialis DNA window includes the following coding sequences:
- the polA gene encoding DNA polymerase I, with translation MAHKGSDGRKGRPRLLLLDGHSLAYRAFYALPVENFNTTTGQPTNAVYGFASMLANTLRDEAPTHAAVAFDVSRKTFRSERFPEYKANRSATPDEFRSQVGLIGELLDAMRLSRMSLEGFEADDIIATLATAAAAEGFEVLIVTGDRDALQLVSEHVTVLYPTKGVSELTRYTPEKVAEKYGVTPTQYPDLAALRGDPSDNLPGIPGVGEKTAAKWINQFGSFDALVERVDEVKGKIGEKLREHLESVRRNRDLTELVRDVELPLGVPDLERGPYDRDALATVLEALEFRNPNFRERLFAVDPAAGEEEAAAAAGPGVEVDGAVLSAPGAVAAWLAAHASGAERVGLAAVYDWALGAGRVREVALATASGPAGWFDPVQLAEEDERAFAAWLADPARPKALHIAKQVMRAFAEHGWEIAGVTADSALAAYLEKPGRRSFALETLAEEYLGRSLQPAAETESGQLSFDTSGDDEDDAEAAAQALMVQARTVLDLAGAFEDRLTAPGPGAGAVELMRDVELPMAALLARMERTGIAADRTWLSTLEAQFAAAVQQAVEEAHAVVGHPFNLGSPKQLQEILFGELGLPKTKKIKTGYTTDADALLWLAAQTDNELPVILLRHRDQAKLRTTVEGLIKTVADDGRIHTTFNQMVAATGRLSSQDPNLQNIPVRTEEGRSIRRAFVVGDGYESLLTADYAQIELRIMAHLSQDEALIEAFASGEDLHTTVASQVFEVAKTAVDAEMRRKIKAMSYGLAYGLSAFGLSQQLGIEAAEARRLMENYFERFGGVRDYLRRVVEEARVTGYTETLLGRRRYLPDLTSDNRQRREMAERMALNAPIQGSAADIVKIAMLRVDEGLAKEQLRSRMLLQVHDEIVLELAPGERERVEELVRREMAAAYPLDARLDVSVGVGPNWEDAAH, from the coding sequence GTGGCGCACAAGGGTTCGGACGGTCGGAAGGGCCGGCCCCGGCTGCTGCTGCTGGACGGGCATTCGCTGGCGTACCGGGCGTTCTACGCGCTGCCGGTGGAGAACTTCAACACCACCACCGGGCAGCCGACCAACGCGGTGTACGGCTTCGCCTCGATGCTGGCCAACACCCTGCGGGACGAGGCGCCGACGCATGCCGCGGTGGCCTTCGACGTCTCCCGGAAGACCTTCCGCTCGGAGCGGTTCCCGGAGTACAAGGCCAACCGGTCGGCCACTCCGGACGAGTTCCGCAGCCAGGTCGGCCTGATCGGCGAGCTGCTGGACGCCATGCGGCTCTCCCGGATGTCCCTGGAGGGCTTCGAGGCCGACGACATCATCGCCACCCTGGCGACGGCCGCCGCCGCCGAGGGGTTCGAGGTGCTGATCGTCACCGGCGACCGGGACGCGCTGCAACTGGTCTCCGAGCACGTCACGGTGCTCTACCCCACCAAGGGCGTCTCCGAGCTGACCCGCTACACCCCGGAGAAGGTCGCCGAGAAGTACGGCGTGACCCCCACGCAGTACCCCGACCTGGCGGCGCTGCGCGGCGACCCGTCCGACAACCTGCCCGGCATCCCCGGCGTCGGCGAGAAGACCGCCGCCAAGTGGATCAACCAGTTCGGCTCCTTCGACGCCCTGGTCGAGCGGGTCGACGAGGTCAAGGGCAAGATCGGCGAGAAGCTGCGCGAGCACCTGGAGTCGGTCCGGCGCAACCGCGACCTCACCGAGCTGGTACGCGATGTCGAGCTGCCGCTCGGCGTCCCCGACCTGGAGCGCGGCCCCTACGACCGGGACGCGCTGGCGACCGTGCTGGAGGCGCTGGAGTTCCGCAACCCCAACTTCCGGGAGCGGCTCTTCGCGGTCGACCCGGCCGCCGGCGAGGAGGAGGCCGCCGCTGCGGCCGGCCCCGGCGTCGAGGTGGACGGCGCGGTGCTCTCCGCCCCCGGCGCGGTCGCGGCCTGGCTGGCCGCGCACGCCTCCGGCGCCGAGCGGGTCGGGCTGGCCGCCGTCTACGACTGGGCGCTGGGCGCGGGCCGGGTGCGCGAGGTGGCGCTGGCCACCGCCAGCGGCCCGGCCGGCTGGTTCGACCCGGTGCAGCTCGCCGAGGAGGACGAGCGGGCGTTCGCGGCCTGGCTGGCCGACCCGGCCCGGCCCAAGGCGCTGCACATCGCCAAGCAGGTGATGCGGGCCTTCGCCGAGCACGGCTGGGAGATCGCCGGGGTCACCGCCGACTCCGCGCTGGCGGCGTACCTGGAGAAGCCGGGCCGCCGCTCCTTCGCCCTGGAGACCCTCGCCGAGGAGTACCTGGGCCGCTCCCTGCAACCCGCCGCCGAGACCGAGAGCGGCCAGCTCTCCTTCGACACCTCCGGCGACGACGAGGACGACGCCGAGGCCGCCGCCCAGGCCCTGATGGTCCAGGCCCGCACCGTGCTGGACCTCGCCGGGGCCTTCGAGGACCGCCTCACCGCCCCCGGGCCCGGCGCCGGCGCCGTGGAGCTGATGCGCGACGTGGAGCTGCCGATGGCCGCCCTGCTGGCCCGGATGGAGCGGACCGGCATCGCCGCCGACCGGACCTGGCTCTCCACCCTGGAGGCGCAGTTCGCCGCAGCCGTGCAGCAGGCCGTGGAGGAGGCCCACGCGGTGGTGGGGCACCCCTTCAACCTGGGCTCCCCCAAGCAGCTCCAGGAGATCCTCTTCGGAGAGCTGGGCCTGCCCAAGACCAAGAAGATCAAGACCGGCTACACCACCGACGCGGACGCCCTGCTCTGGCTGGCCGCTCAGACCGACAACGAGCTGCCGGTCATCCTGCTGCGCCACCGCGACCAGGCCAAGCTGCGCACCACCGTCGAGGGCCTGATCAAGACGGTCGCCGACGACGGCCGCATCCACACCACCTTCAACCAGATGGTGGCCGCCACCGGCCGGCTCTCCTCCCAGGACCCCAACCTCCAGAACATCCCGGTCCGCACCGAGGAGGGCCGCTCCATCCGCCGCGCCTTCGTGGTCGGCGACGGCTATGAGTCGCTGCTGACCGCCGACTACGCGCAGATCGAGCTGCGGATCATGGCCCATCTGTCCCAGGACGAGGCGCTGATCGAGGCGTTCGCCTCCGGCGAGGACCTGCACACCACGGTCGCCTCGCAGGTCTTCGAGGTGGCGAAGACCGCCGTCGACGCCGAGATGCGCCGCAAGATCAAGGCCATGTCCTACGGGCTGGCGTACGGCCTCTCCGCCTTCGGGCTCTCCCAGCAGCTGGGCATCGAGGCCGCCGAGGCGCGGCGGCTGATGGAGAACTACTTCGAGCGGTTCGGCGGGGTACGGGACTACCTGCGCCGGGTGGTCGAGGAGGCCCGGGTCACCGGCTACACCGAGACGCTGCTGGGCCGCCGCCGCTATCTGCCGGACCTCACCAGCGACAACCGGCAGCGCCGCGAGATGGCCGAGCGGATGGCGCTCAATGCGCCGATCCAGGGCTCCGCCGCCGACATCGTCAAGATCGCCATGCTGCGGGTGGACGAGGGGCTGGCCAAGGAGCAGCTGCGGTCCCGGATGCTGCTCCAGGTGCATGACGAGATCGTGCTGGAGCTGGCCCCGGGGGAGCGGGAGCGGGTGGAGGAGCTGGTGCGGCGCGAGATGGCCGCCGCCTACCCGCTGGACGCCCGGCTGGACGTCTCCGTCGGCGTCGGCCCCAACTGGGAGGACGCCGCGCACTGA
- a CDS encoding branched-chain amino acid ABC transporter permease: MHELPQQLANGLILGSMYGLIAIGYTMVYGIVQLINFAHGEIFMTGGFGALTTWLALPSGTSIWLALPLMLIGGMITAVLIAMAAERFAYRPLRGAPRLAPLITAIGLSIALQQAVWAWYPQAKDARTFPQISGGPFSITSYISVQPADLFVLLAAPLCMLILGTFVRKTRTGRAMQATAQDPDTAKLMGINTDRIIVVAFALGAVFAAVAAVAHGLRYGQVDYQMGFIAGVKAFTAAVLGGIGNIYGAMLGGLVLGVAEALATAYIADIPGMQQLGSNSWADVWAFVLLIVVLLVRPQGLLGERVADRA, encoded by the coding sequence GTGCACGAACTGCCGCAACAGCTGGCCAACGGCCTGATCCTCGGCTCGATGTACGGGCTGATCGCCATCGGGTACACGATGGTCTACGGCATCGTCCAGCTCATCAACTTCGCCCACGGCGAGATCTTCATGACCGGCGGCTTCGGCGCCCTCACCACCTGGCTCGCCCTGCCCAGCGGCACCTCGATCTGGCTCGCCCTGCCGCTGATGCTGATCGGCGGCATGATCACCGCCGTACTGATCGCCATGGCGGCCGAACGGTTCGCCTACCGCCCGCTGCGCGGCGCCCCCCGCCTCGCCCCGCTGATCACCGCCATCGGGCTCTCCATCGCCCTCCAGCAGGCGGTGTGGGCCTGGTACCCCCAGGCCAAGGACGCCCGCACCTTCCCGCAGATCTCCGGCGGCCCGTTCAGCATCACCTCGTACATATCCGTGCAGCCCGCCGACCTCTTCGTGCTGCTCGCGGCGCCGCTCTGCATGCTCATCCTCGGCACCTTCGTCCGCAAGACCCGCACCGGCCGCGCCATGCAGGCCACCGCGCAGGACCCGGACACCGCCAAGCTGATGGGCATCAACACCGACCGCATCATCGTGGTCGCCTTCGCCCTCGGCGCCGTCTTCGCCGCCGTCGCCGCCGTCGCGCACGGCCTCCGCTACGGCCAGGTCGACTACCAGATGGGCTTCATCGCCGGCGTCAAGGCGTTCACCGCAGCCGTCCTCGGCGGCATCGGCAACATCTACGGAGCCATGCTCGGCGGACTCGTCCTCGGCGTCGCCGAAGCGCTGGCCACCGCCTACATCGCCGACATCCCCGGCATGCAGCAGCTCGGCAGCAACTCCTGGGCCGACGTCTGGGCCTTTGTCCTCCTCATCGTCGTCCTCCTCGTCCGGCCCCAGGGGCTGCTCGGGGAGCGCGTCGCGGATCGAGCGTGA
- a CDS encoding branched-chain amino acid ABC transporter permease: MTTQNPGAIERTPVIPLPSGAARPATAVGALATAASAFLAWTWTSEFPGDLTISGYPGGLQILTLVGAVLTLLFTAASYRPRGLRWLIPTGSDNAVALLALGTFATTWFTLIAISTELGGVANLEPGGYVAGAASLICLAAALGLPLDRRAKDHPHTNPAAVLLLRVSFAKRPLKAPAPLPGWGEILIVIAAYATALGVFTYGIDTSYAELFAGFLIIAVFAVTALGQAGILARLSAIAIRQRPVAVAAAFAAAAAFPFTQTDDQYATIGVNILIFATVALGLNVVVGLAGLLDLGYVAFLGVGAYAAALVSGSASSRFSSVHFPFWAAMLTGAAAAMVFGVLIGAPTLRLRGDYLAIVTLGFGEIFRLGVLNSDGTSGPNITGGPNGIHDIPDLKVFGFDFGDSHDLGGLSLGRFSNYYLLMLVVTAIVVIVFSRASNSRIGRAWIAIREDETAALAMGINGFRLKLLAFALGAGLAGLAGTVQAHVTFTVVPEQYQFAGPVPPNSAFLLAAVVLGGMGTISGPLIGASLLYLIPAKFQFLQNYQLLGFGVALVLLMRFRPEGLIPNRRQQLEYHEGDLPGDIGGPTAATPAKDVAGLTQAGA, translated from the coding sequence ATGACCACTCAGAACCCCGGCGCCATCGAGCGCACCCCCGTCATCCCCCTCCCGTCCGGCGCCGCCCGCCCGGCCACCGCCGTCGGGGCCCTCGCCACCGCGGCCTCCGCCTTCCTCGCCTGGACCTGGACCTCCGAGTTCCCCGGCGACCTCACCATCAGCGGCTACCCCGGCGGCCTGCAGATCCTCACCCTGGTCGGCGCGGTGCTCACGCTGCTCTTCACCGCCGCCTCCTACCGCCCCCGGGGCCTGCGCTGGCTCATCCCCACCGGCTCCGACAACGCTGTCGCGCTGCTCGCCCTCGGCACCTTCGCCACCACCTGGTTCACGCTGATCGCCATCAGCACCGAACTCGGCGGCGTCGCCAACCTCGAACCCGGCGGCTATGTCGCCGGCGCGGCCTCGCTGATCTGCCTCGCCGCCGCCCTCGGCCTGCCGCTCGACCGGCGTGCCAAGGACCACCCGCACACCAACCCGGCCGCCGTCCTGCTGCTGCGCGTCTCCTTCGCCAAGCGGCCGCTCAAGGCCCCGGCGCCGCTTCCCGGTTGGGGCGAGATCCTCATCGTCATCGCCGCCTACGCGACCGCGCTCGGCGTCTTCACATACGGCATCGACACCTCCTACGCGGAACTCTTCGCCGGGTTCCTGATCATCGCCGTCTTCGCCGTCACCGCCCTCGGCCAGGCAGGCATCCTCGCCCGGCTCTCCGCCATCGCCATCCGCCAGCGGCCGGTCGCGGTCGCCGCCGCCTTCGCCGCCGCCGCGGCGTTCCCCTTCACCCAGACCGACGACCAGTACGCCACCATCGGCGTCAACATCCTGATCTTCGCCACCGTCGCCCTCGGCCTCAATGTGGTGGTCGGCCTGGCCGGTCTGCTCGACCTCGGCTATGTCGCCTTCCTCGGCGTCGGCGCCTACGCCGCGGCGCTGGTCTCCGGCTCCGCCTCGTCCCGCTTCAGCAGCGTCCACTTCCCCTTCTGGGCCGCCATGCTGACCGGCGCCGCCGCCGCCATGGTCTTCGGCGTGCTGATCGGCGCCCCCACCCTGCGGCTGCGCGGCGACTACCTGGCCATCGTCACCCTCGGCTTCGGAGAGATCTTCCGGCTGGGCGTCCTCAACTCGGACGGCACCTCAGGGCCCAACATCACCGGCGGCCCCAACGGCATCCACGACATCCCCGACCTGAAGGTCTTCGGCTTCGACTTCGGCGACTCCCACGACCTCGGCGGCCTCAGCCTCGGCCGGTTCTCCAACTACTACCTGCTGATGCTGGTGGTCACCGCCATCGTGGTGATCGTCTTCAGCCGGGCCAGCAACTCCCGGATCGGCCGCGCCTGGATCGCCATCCGCGAGGACGAGACGGCCGCCCTCGCCATGGGCATCAACGGCTTCCGGCTCAAGCTGCTCGCCTTCGCCCTCGGCGCCGGACTCGCCGGTCTGGCCGGCACCGTCCAGGCCCATGTCACCTTCACCGTCGTCCCCGAGCAGTACCAGTTCGCCGGCCCGGTGCCGCCCAACTCGGCCTTCCTGCTCGCCGCCGTGGTCCTCGGCGGCATGGGCACCATCAGCGGCCCGCTGATCGGCGCCAGCCTGCTCTACCTCATCCCCGCCAAGTTCCAGTTCCTCCAGAACTACCAACTCCTGGGCTTCGGCGTCGCGCTGGTCCTGCTGATGCGCTTCCGGCCCGAGGGCCTGATCCCCAACCGCAGGCAGCAGCTGGAGTACCACGAGGGCGACCTTCCCGGCGACATCGGCGGCCCCACCGCCGCCACCCCCGCCAAGGACGTCGCCGGCCTCACCCAGGCAGGGGCGTGA
- a CDS encoding ANTAR domain-containing response regulator, which produces MSTADEQNEPVSPEITRIVIAEDEALIRLDLKEMLEEEGYTVVGEAGDGATAVKLAEELRPDLVILDVKMPVLDGLSAAEQIHQAHIAPVLMLTAFSQRELVDRARDAGAMAYIVKPFSKSDLVPAIEMAVSRYTEMRALESEVADLNQRLETRKLVDRAKSVLQTKFGLSEPAAFRWIQKTSMDRRMTMRAVAEAVIEEGDAQDRKKADGEA; this is translated from the coding sequence GTGAGCACCGCCGACGAGCAGAACGAGCCCGTGTCGCCCGAGATCACCCGGATTGTCATCGCGGAGGACGAGGCGCTGATCCGTCTGGACCTCAAGGAGATGCTGGAGGAGGAGGGGTACACCGTCGTCGGTGAGGCCGGGGACGGGGCGACGGCGGTGAAGCTGGCCGAGGAGTTGCGGCCGGACCTGGTGATCCTGGATGTGAAGATGCCGGTGCTGGACGGGTTGTCCGCCGCCGAGCAGATCCACCAGGCGCATATCGCCCCGGTGCTGATGCTTACCGCGTTCTCGCAGCGGGAGCTGGTGGACCGGGCCCGCGATGCCGGTGCGATGGCGTACATCGTGAAGCCCTTCAGCAAGAGCGACCTGGTGCCGGCGATCGAGATGGCGGTCTCCCGGTACACCGAGATGCGGGCGCTGGAGAGCGAGGTCGCCGACCTCAACCAGCGGCTGGAGACGCGGAAGCTGGTCGACCGGGCGAAGAGCGTGCTCCAGACCAAGTTCGGGCTGAGCGAGCCGGCCGCGTTCCGCTGGATACAGAAGACCTCGATGGACCGGCGGATGACGATGCGGGCGGTGGCCGAGGCCGTGATCGAGGAGGGCGACGCCCAGGACCGCAAGAAGGCGGACGGCGAGGCGTAG
- a CDS encoding branched-chain amino acid ABC transporter substrate-binding protein, whose product MRHRSLVVLSATVAAGALTLTACGSRGSDGKSGADSSSGSTVVTIGVDAPISGDLSALGLGIRNSVDLAVRQANEQKVVPGVTFKIKALDDQAQPSSGQQNATQLVGDKTVLGVVGPLNSGVAQSMQKVFDNAHLVEISPANTSPDLTQGDKWASGEKVRKFKSYFRTATTDAIQGPFGAQYAYNDAKKTKVFLVDDKQTYGAGLVAAFKDEFTKLGGKVVGQDHVNTKQKDFSSVVTKIKSSGADIVYYGGQYPESGPLSGQLKKAGAKIPVMGGDGIYDPKYIELATNLADGDLATSVGAPVESLDSAKKFVADYKAQGYSEPYAAYGGYSYDSAWAIVEAVKAVVDANGGKLPADARAKVVDAMSTISFDGVTGKVSFDEFGDATNKQLTVYVVKDNAWTVAKTGTFTG is encoded by the coding sequence GTGCGTCATCGTTCCCTCGTGGTGCTGAGCGCCACCGTCGCCGCAGGGGCCCTCACCCTGACCGCCTGCGGATCCCGCGGTTCGGACGGCAAATCCGGCGCGGACAGCTCCTCCGGGAGCACCGTCGTCACCATCGGCGTCGACGCCCCCATCTCCGGCGACCTCTCCGCCCTCGGTCTCGGCATCAGGAACTCGGTCGACCTCGCCGTCAGGCAGGCCAACGAGCAGAAGGTCGTCCCCGGCGTCACCTTCAAGATCAAGGCCCTGGACGACCAGGCCCAGCCCTCCTCCGGCCAGCAGAACGCCACCCAGCTCGTCGGTGACAAGACCGTGCTCGGCGTCGTCGGCCCGCTCAACTCCGGTGTGGCGCAGTCGATGCAGAAGGTCTTCGACAACGCCCACCTGGTCGAGATCTCCCCCGCCAACACCAGCCCCGACCTCACCCAGGGCGACAAGTGGGCCTCCGGGGAGAAGGTGCGCAAGTTCAAGTCCTACTTCCGCACCGCCACCACCGACGCCATCCAGGGCCCCTTCGGCGCCCAGTACGCCTACAACGACGCCAAGAAGACCAAGGTCTTCCTCGTCGACGACAAGCAGACCTACGGCGCCGGCCTGGTCGCCGCCTTCAAGGACGAGTTCACCAAGCTCGGCGGCAAGGTGGTCGGCCAGGACCACGTCAACACCAAGCAGAAGGACTTCTCCTCGGTCGTCACCAAGATCAAGTCCTCCGGCGCCGACATCGTCTACTACGGCGGCCAGTACCCCGAGAGCGGCCCGCTCAGCGGCCAGCTCAAGAAGGCCGGCGCCAAGATCCCCGTCATGGGCGGCGACGGCATCTACGACCCCAAGTACATCGAGCTGGCCACCAACCTCGCCGACGGCGACCTGGCCACCTCGGTCGGCGCCCCGGTGGAGAGCCTGGACTCCGCCAAGAAGTTCGTCGCCGACTACAAGGCCCAGGGCTACAGCGAGCCCTACGCGGCCTACGGCGGCTACTCCTACGACTCCGCCTGGGCCATCGTCGAGGCCGTCAAGGCCGTGGTCGACGCCAACGGCGGCAAGCTCCCCGCCGACGCCCGCGCCAAGGTCGTCGACGCCATGAGCACCATCTCCTTCGACGGTGTGACCGGCAAGGTCTCCTTCGACGAGTTCGGCGACGCCACCAACAAGCAGCTCACCGTGTACGTCGTCAAGGACAACGCCTGGACCGTCGCCAAGACCGGCACCTTCACCGGCTGA
- a CDS encoding ABC transporter ATP-binding protein has translation MTALLEVEDLRVAYGKIEAVKGISFTVDVGQVVTLIGTNGAGKTTTLRTLSGLLKPIGGQVRFEGKPLSGVPAHRIVSLGLAHSPEGRHIFPRMSIEENLLLGAFLRRDSAGIQRDVEKAYTLFPILGERRKQAAGTLSGGEQQMLAMGRALMSQPKLLMLDEPSMGLSPIMMQKIMSTITELRATGTTILLVEQNAQAALSLADQGHVMETGRIVLSGTGPDLLHDESVRKAYLGED, from the coding sequence GTGACCGCCCTGCTCGAAGTCGAGGACCTGCGCGTCGCCTACGGCAAGATCGAAGCCGTCAAGGGCATCAGCTTCACCGTGGACGTCGGCCAGGTGGTCACCCTGATCGGCACCAACGGCGCCGGCAAGACCACCACCCTGCGCACCCTCTCCGGACTGCTCAAGCCCATCGGCGGCCAGGTGCGGTTCGAGGGCAAGCCGCTCTCCGGAGTGCCCGCCCACCGGATCGTGTCGCTCGGACTCGCCCACTCCCCCGAGGGCCGCCATATCTTCCCCCGGATGTCCATCGAGGAGAACCTGCTCCTCGGGGCCTTCCTCCGCCGCGACAGCGCGGGCATCCAGCGGGACGTGGAGAAGGCGTACACCCTCTTCCCCATCCTCGGCGAGCGCCGCAAGCAGGCGGCCGGCACCCTCTCCGGCGGCGAGCAGCAGATGCTCGCCATGGGCAGGGCCCTGATGTCCCAGCCCAAACTGCTCATGCTGGACGAGCCCTCCATGGGCCTCTCCCCCATCATGATGCAGAAGATCATGTCCACCATCACCGAGCTGCGCGCCACCGGGACCACCATCCTGCTCGTCGAGCAGAACGCCCAGGCCGCCCTCTCCCTCGCCGACCAGGGCCACGTCATGGAGACCGGCCGGATCGTCCTCTCCGGCACCGGCCCCGACCTGCTCCACGACGAGTCCGTCCGCAAGGCGTACCTCGGCGAGGACTGA
- a CDS encoding PaaI family thioesterase: protein MAEPATTPATPAEPATPQDARLNIPQDVVDHFAKLGVDPSTFSGGDLGRRMGIRVVEASPERVVGTMPVDGNRQPYGLLHGGASAALAETLGSVGAMLHAGPGRYAVGVDLNATHHRSATSGIVTGVATAVYRGRTAATYEIAITDDQGRRITSCRLTCMLRDT, encoded by the coding sequence ATGGCCGAGCCCGCCACCACGCCCGCCACGCCCGCCGAGCCGGCCACCCCGCAGGACGCGCGGCTGAACATCCCGCAGGACGTGGTCGACCACTTCGCCAAGCTCGGCGTGGACCCGTCCACCTTCTCCGGCGGCGATCTGGGCCGCCGGATGGGCATCCGGGTCGTGGAGGCGTCACCCGAGCGGGTCGTCGGCACCATGCCGGTGGACGGCAACCGGCAGCCGTACGGGCTGCTGCACGGCGGCGCCTCGGCCGCCCTGGCCGAGACCCTGGGCTCGGTCGGCGCCATGCTGCACGCCGGCCCCGGCCGCTACGCCGTCGGCGTCGACCTCAACGCCACCCACCACCGCTCGGCGACCTCCGGCATCGTCACCGGCGTCGCCACCGCCGTCTACCGGGGCCGCACCGCCGCCACCTATGAGATCGCCATCACCGACGACCAGGGCCGCCGCATCACCAGCTGCCGGCTGACCTGCATGCTGCGCGACACCTGA
- a CDS encoding GNAT family N-acetyltransferase, whose amino-acid sequence MARAVISVREARSADLPELAESWARVHGVLGPWSRGLPGPTAEELAVVLRQAQATPDTRFLVASVGGAIAGMAYLTYRPLSPLHGVRAAHVDYMYVRDGFRRGGVGRALLAAAASYAEECGAAQVAVNIHPGLRDANRFFARWGFAAVSVRRAVPTPVLRRMLLGDGGGGRGTSRRREAARRVLQLRRPAPLPEGAERAG is encoded by the coding sequence ATGGCGCGGGCCGTGATCTCGGTGCGCGAGGCGCGCTCGGCGGATCTGCCGGAGCTGGCGGAGAGCTGGGCCCGGGTGCACGGGGTGCTGGGCCCCTGGTCGCGCGGCCTGCCCGGGCCGACGGCCGAGGAGCTGGCGGTGGTGCTGCGTCAGGCGCAGGCCACGCCCGACACCCGCTTCCTGGTGGCGTCGGTCGGCGGAGCGATCGCCGGGATGGCCTATCTGACGTACCGTCCGCTGTCGCCGCTGCACGGGGTGCGGGCGGCGCATGTCGACTATATGTACGTCCGCGACGGCTTCCGGCGCGGCGGGGTGGGCCGGGCGCTGCTGGCCGCCGCCGCCAGCTACGCCGAGGAGTGCGGGGCGGCGCAGGTGGCGGTCAACATCCACCCGGGGCTGCGGGACGCCAACCGGTTCTTCGCCCGCTGGGGCTTCGCCGCGGTCTCGGTGCGGCGCGCGGTGCCCACCCCGGTACTGCGGCGGATGCTGCTCGGGGACGGCGGGGGCGGGCGGGGGACGTCACGCCGCCGGGAGGCCGCGCGGCGGGTGCTCCAGCTGCGGCGGCCCGCGCCGCTGCCCGAGGGCGCGGAGCGGGCCGGGTAG
- a CDS encoding ABC transporter ATP-binding protein, producing MTTDTIATPAGAAAPAPGTPLLQASGVTMRFGGLTAVNNVDLTVNTGEIIGLIGPNGAGKTTFFNCLTGLYVPTEGTVRYQGTVLPAKPFKVTQAGIARTFQNIRLFANMTVLENVIVGRHCRTKQNIFSALLRGPGFHRGERESREKAMELLAFVGLDAKADHLARNLPYGEQRKLEIARALASEPGLVLLDEPTAGMNPQETRVTEELIFAIRDKGIAVLVIEHDMRFIFNLCDRTAVLVQGQKLVEGDSATVQSDERVIAAYLGTPFEGAPGAEEAAEVEAAEEHAAEAPEESEENDK from the coding sequence ATGACCACCGACACCATCGCCACCCCCGCCGGGGCCGCCGCTCCCGCCCCCGGCACCCCGCTCCTCCAGGCCAGCGGCGTCACCATGAGGTTCGGCGGCCTCACCGCCGTCAACAATGTCGACCTCACCGTCAACACCGGTGAGATCATCGGCCTCATCGGCCCCAACGGAGCCGGCAAGACCACCTTCTTCAACTGCCTCACCGGGCTGTACGTCCCCACCGAGGGCACCGTCCGCTACCAGGGCACCGTACTGCCTGCCAAACCGTTCAAGGTCACCCAGGCCGGGATCGCCCGCACCTTCCAGAACATCCGGCTCTTCGCCAATATGACGGTGCTGGAGAACGTCATCGTCGGCCGCCACTGCCGCACCAAGCAGAACATCTTCTCCGCCCTGCTGCGCGGCCCCGGCTTCCACCGGGGCGAGCGGGAGTCCCGCGAGAAGGCCATGGAACTCCTCGCCTTCGTCGGCCTGGACGCCAAGGCCGACCACCTGGCCCGCAACCTCCCCTACGGCGAGCAGCGCAAGCTGGAGATCGCCCGCGCGCTGGCCAGCGAGCCCGGTCTGGTCCTGCTCGACGAGCCCACCGCCGGGATGAACCCCCAGGAGACCCGGGTCACCGAGGAGCTCATCTTCGCCATCCGGGACAAGGGCATCGCCGTCCTGGTCATCGAGCACGACATGCGGTTCATCTTCAACCTCTGCGACCGCACCGCCGTCCTCGTCCAGGGTCAGAAGCTGGTCGAGGGCGACTCCGCCACCGTCCAGAGCGACGAACGGGTCATCGCCGCCTACCTCGGCACCCCCTTCGAAGGCGCCCCCGGCGCCGAGGAGGCCGCCGAGGTCGAGGCGGCGGAGGAGCATGCCGCAGAGGCGCCCGAGGAGTCCGAGGAGAACGACAAGTGA